DNA from Hippoglossus hippoglossus isolate fHipHip1 chromosome 13, fHipHip1.pri, whole genome shotgun sequence:
CTCTGGACGTGGAGGTCGACTTCACAGGCATGAATTTGGGGACGTAGTGGGGGTGTTCGTGTTTGGGAGGGCAGTTCCAGCACAGCAGTGCGCCTCCCATCAGCAGGAGAGCGGCAGCCGCCCAGCCGATGTACAGCGCCGCCCCTAACTCGTACCTCTGGGCCTCGATCATCATCGGGTTGTAGAAGTTTCTGACGATGGTGTTGGCCGACCAGGACACGGGAATGAGGCAGAGCAACCCCGAGACGATGAACAGAACTCCAGCCAGGATGCAGGCCTTCGCCTTGGACCGCTCGTCCTCCATGCAGTTGGTGCACTTCCCA
Protein-coding regions in this window:
- the LOC117772397 gene encoding claudin-4-like, whose product is MVSQGIQMIGIAMAVIGWFMVVVVCALPMWKVTAFVGANIITAQTIWQGMWMNCVVQSTGQMQCKMYDSMLALPQDLQAARAMTIISILTGVFGVVVAIAGGKCTNCMEDERSKAKACILAGVLFIVSGLLCLIPVSWSANTIVRNFYNPMMIEAQRYELGAALYIGWAAAALLLMGGALLCWNCPPKHEHPHYVPKFMPVKSTSTSREYV